One part of the Sporanaerobacter acetigenes DSM 13106 genome encodes these proteins:
- a CDS encoding HAD family hydrolase, protein MKEYKHVIWDWNGTLLDDVQIAINSMNSLLRKRELPTLNNKTYRNIFTFPVKEYYSKLGFDFKVEPLKD, encoded by the coding sequence GTGAAAGAATATAAACATGTAATTTGGGATTGGAATGGTACGTTACTTGATGATGTTCAAATAGCAATTAATTCTATGAATAGTTTATTAAGAAAACGAGAATTACCAACACTTAACAATAAAACATATAGAAATATTTTCACTTTTCCTGTAAAGGAATATTATTCAAAGCTTGGGTTTGATTTTAAAGTAGAGCCATTAAAAGATTAG
- a CDS encoding class I SAM-dependent methyltransferase — protein sequence MKLNYNKISKQYDDVREADVELINKFLEEITFDEETKILDFGCGTGNYTDKIKRLTNADVYGIEPSDGMRKKAITKNNKIIYKKGNHENISFPDNFFNFIYMTDVIHHIPDIDVMFKEFKRILKKGGKICIETESHEQIEKRFYVKYFPSTAIIDKARYPKINDIKNIVEENGLIFIKSLTIGDASERTVDKKFLELVEKKGYSMFHLIPEKEFENGLHELKKDLKEESFKVETSGDTLIWIEKI from the coding sequence ATGAAATTAAATTATAATAAAATTTCTAAACAATATGATGATGTTCGAGAAGCTGATGTTGAATTAATTAACAAATTTTTAGAAGAAATAACTTTTGATGAAGAAACAAAAATATTAGATTTTGGTTGCGGGACAGGTAATTATACAGATAAAATTAAAAGATTAACAAATGCTGATGTATATGGTATAGAGCCTTCTGATGGAATGAGAAAAAAAGCTATAACTAAAAATAATAAAATTATATATAAAAAAGGGAATCATGAGAACATTTCTTTTCCAGATAATTTTTTTAATTTTATATATATGACAGATGTAATCCATCATATACCAGACATAGATGTTATGTTTAAGGAATTTAAAAGAATATTAAAAAAAGGGGGTAAAATATGTATAGAAACAGAATCTCATGAACAAATTGAAAAAAGATTTTATGTTAAATATTTTCCGTCAACTGCAATAATAGATAAGGCAAGATATCCTAAAATAAATGACATAAAAAATATTGTAGAAGAGAATGGTTTGATTTTTATAAAGAGTTTAACAATTGGAGATGCAAGTGAAAGAACAGTAGATAAAAAATTTCTAGAATTAGTTGAGAAAAAAGGTTATTCTATGTTTCATTTAATACCTGAAAAAGAATTTGAAAATGGATTACATGAATTAAAAAAAGATTTAAAAGAGGAGAGTTTTAAAGTAGAAACTTCTGGTGATACATTAATTTGGATTGAAAAAATCTAA
- a CDS encoding flavodoxin family protein, with product MKTLIIYASIHHGNTEKIGRAMAETLNADIVNVNDVNINDLQNYDLIGFGSGIYGGKFHKNMLALIEKLPSVANKKSFVFSTSSMEKKSYNSYIEEKLKEKGFVVIGSFSCKGYDTFGPFKLIGGIGKGRPNEDDIKKAVDFAEGMVNNYRN from the coding sequence TTGAAAACTTTAATAATTTATGCTTCAATACATCATGGGAATACAGAAAAGATAGGTAGAGCAATGGCAGAAACACTAAATGCAGATATTGTTAATGTAAATGATGTAAATATTAATGATCTACAAAATTATGATTTAATAGGTTTCGGTTCAGGAATATATGGTGGCAAGTTTCACAAAAATATGCTTGCTCTAATTGAAAAGTTACCAAGTGTAGCTAATAAAAAGTCATTTGTTTTTTCAACAAGTAGTATGGAGAAAAAAAGTTACAATAGTTACATTGAAGAAAAATTAAAAGAAAAAGGATTTGTGGTAATTGGTAGTTTCAGTTGTAAGGGCTATGATACCTTTGGGCCATTTAAGTTGATTGGAGGTATTGGAAAGGGTAGACCTAATGAGGACGATATTAAAAAAGCTGTAGATTTTGCTGAGGGGATGGTTAATAATTATAGAAATTGA
- the ribE gene encoding 6,7-dimethyl-8-ribityllumazine synthase — MKTYEGKLISDDLKFAIVVGRFNEFIGSKLLSGAIDGLKRHGSKEEDIEIVWVPGAFEIPLVAKKLAKSKKYDAVICLGAVIRGSTPHFDYVSSEVSKGIANTSLDAEIPIIFGVLTTDNIEQAIERAGTKSGNKGYDAAMTAIEMANLLKTI, encoded by the coding sequence ATGAAAACGTATGAAGGAAAATTAATATCCGATGATTTGAAATTTGCTATTGTTGTAGGCAGATTCAATGAATTTATAGGTAGCAAACTGTTATCGGGAGCTATAGATGGGTTAAAAAGACATGGGTCAAAAGAAGAAGATATAGAAATTGTTTGGGTTCCTGGAGCTTTTGAAATTCCATTAGTTGCAAAGAAATTAGCTAAATCTAAAAAATATGATGCAGTGATTTGTCTTGGTGCTGTGATAAGAGGTTCAACACCTCATTTTGACTATGTATCAAGTGAAGTATCAAAGGGCATAGCTAATACTTCTTTGGATGCAGAAATACCGATTATATTTGGTGTACTTACAACGGACAATATAGAACAAGCTATTGAAAGAGCGGGAACTAAAAGTGGAAATAAAGGCTATGATGCAGCAATGACAGCAATAGAAATGGCAAATTTATTAAAAACAATTTAA